Genomic window (Cucumis sativus cultivar 9930 chromosome 2, Cucumber_9930_V3, whole genome shotgun sequence):
TCCAAGATaggttatttttttcaaatgtttcaCACCTTTGgactattttcaaaagtaataaaatattaaaattatttacaaaatataacaaaaaaaaatctattatcatacatatagatatattattaataatcaatattattgtGTTATGTTTCAccattatgattttaaatagtAGTATTAATAAACAGTAGACattgataatatttattaatgagggtgacattcataaatattatgaACGATAGATTTCCAAAAGTATTATAGTTCATAATTTGAGaataatcttatttatataattcaaccttttattttcttaataaagaaaaaactttcctcttcttctctttctgtGGAACTCTGTTGCCACAACTACAAACAATAATCCCATTCATATTTCTTCACAGATCTCCTTCAGCTCTCTGCTTCCATTCTTCAAATCTTCAATCTCCTTCACAGGTTTCAGTTTGATTTCACATTTCCATGGCAAATGCCTGGAAAAAAGACAAACCCCACAAACTACTTTCCCCTGTTCcactcttctttctcttttctttctctatcctcatcatcttcttcttcctcttcaacaACTCCAGCTCTTCACATCAATCCACTCCTAGTTTCACAATCAAACCCCATTTCCCATTTCGATCAATTTCCCCTTTCGACTGCTTCAAATGCCCTCAATCCTACCCTGTGATTGCCAACGTTGTGGAAGGAGTTCGATACCCGTTTCTGTTCTCGATTGCAGATTTGGGAAATTTGCCTGATAAACCCCATAAGAACATTGTTCGGATGCTTAAAGGAAAACCCTTTCGGAAGCCGGACATTTCAGTCACGATTCAAGAGGTTTTGGAGAAGATGAAGGGTGATTCCGGTAATGGGTTTGTTGTTGATGTGGGTGCTAATGTGGGAATGGCGAGTTTTGCTGCTGCTGCGATGGGGTTTCGTGTTCTGGCATTTGAGccagtttttgaaaatttgcaGAGAATTTGTGATGGGATTTATCTGAATAGGGTTGGGGAATTGGTGAATGTGTTTGAGGCTGCTGCATCTGACAGGCTTGGGAATATCACTGTTCATAAGGTATTATTATCTGCTTGTTCATTTCAATCTTTACAAGTTTTATAGTTCTTGTTGCTGAAACTGCAGTCTCATTTGTGATTAGATCTCGAAAACTTTACCTTCGTCTGTTCTCTAAATATGGTAGCATAACTGTTTCCTTTTTGGGAACTATCTGGATGGATTGGCCCTGAGGAAGATTGAGAGTTAACTTAATTTTGCATATTATActtcaaaagtttattttctatatatgtcTATCTATTTAGTGTCCTTAGTGTTATAAAACTTGTTTATATTGTGAATGttagtctttttctttcaaattatatagatCTTGTTTAAGTCATTTCcatttatgattattattattactactactgttgttgttatattattattttatagaatCAACAACCTTCAATTATCGAaccacattaaaaaaaatgtactataAAAGAGGGTTTACAGCTTTGTAGATATTCcatagaaaataattgaaaataaaaactttgatacCGAAGTCAAAGAGAACGATGGAACCTCATCAAGAACTGATTGTGTTGCGAACCTGAAATTGAGATGGAAAGTAACAGGAAATAGTCTTGTTTATATAAGAATATCACAAACCCGTTAGCACTCTTTATTTTCACCTTTCAC
Coding sequences:
- the LOC101221290 gene encoding uncharacterized protein LOC101221290, with protein sequence MANAWKKDKPHKLLSPVPLFFLFSFSILIIFFFLFNNSSSSHQSTPSFTIKPHFPFRSISPFDCFKCPQSYPVIANVVEGVRYPFLFSIADLGNLPDKPHKNIVRMLKGKPFRKPDISVTIQEVLEKMKGDSGNGFVVDVGANVGMASFAAAAMGFRVLAFEPVFENLQRICDGIYLNRVGELVNVFEAAASDRLGNITVHKLVGRLDNSAVSATGAKLAFKSNEEIAVQVKSIPLDEVIPDSERVLLIKIDVQGWEYHVLKGAKGILSRKGTEAPYLIYEEDEKLLKASNSSSREIREFLHSVGYHHCTQHGTDAHCTKTG